One segment of Defluviitalea raffinosedens DNA contains the following:
- a CDS encoding GNAT family N-acetyltransferase translates to MKLHPITDIPKNKVTEFFKSHWGSSKMVISSGVFDCSELDGFAVLNDEGDIIGLVTYIIRDHECEIISLNSIEEGKGIGTSLINEIENIVIKNNCKLIKLVTTNDNLLALRFYQKRGFILSRIINNAVEEARKLKPEIPLIGNDGIPIRDEIELIKVLS, encoded by the coding sequence GTGAAATTGCATCCAATTACAGACATACCGAAAAACAAAGTAACAGAGTTTTTTAAGTCGCATTGGGGAAGTTCCAAAATGGTTATTTCCAGTGGAGTTTTTGACTGTAGTGAACTGGATGGCTTTGCAGTTTTAAATGATGAAGGAGATATTATTGGTTTAGTTACATATATCATCAGAGATCATGAATGCGAGATTATATCTTTAAACAGTATTGAAGAAGGAAAAGGGATCGGGACATCTCTGATTAATGAAATTGAAAATATTGTCATTAAAAATAATTGTAAACTCATTAAATTAGTAACAACAAATGATAATTTATTAGCATTAAGGTTTTATCAAAAACGTGGCTTTATTCTGTCCAGGATTATAAATAATGCAGTTGAGGAAGCGAGAAAGCTAAAACCAGAGATCCCCTTAATCGGTAATGATGGTATACCAATCAGAGATGAAATCGAGTTGATTAAGGTTTTAAGTTAA